In the Acidimicrobiales bacterium genome, one interval contains:
- a CDS encoding delta-60 repeat domain-containing protein, whose translation MQRTSVIWRAGRGAVALVLALATLVAFAGPAWADTHMDESFSDDGARIFNRTSKNDEARSLAFRSDGSVVVGGWDDNNHSSWKALRMVTIAIAADGTGSGPFSSSHPGVATPWTQTADGANPQTDRHFWSPLTDSAEEVLLLSDGRYAFVGHAGDSINKYDCVVMVRKADAFLDNNFSGNGKKSVRFSTSNNDQCYAGALQSDDKILVGGWVYTSSSTGRNLALARINPSDGSFDTSFGSGGKVTYNAGGNGEHIKAIDVQPDGKILVAGTTNASGTNDFFVARYTSAGVLDTSFSGDGIHVFSMGGVDYLEGMDLQSDGKIVVGGYSGNDWAVARLTTSGAMDTSFGGGDGITVTNFGGTEEATEVIVASDGKILLGGYTNAAGNHDFALVRYTSTGVLDTTFNSDGVATHDFGSNRIDKARAMGIAANGNVLLVGSTKSGGDTDWGMAQFISSTQVGTPGFTVSETSRTVSETGSTQTFTVVLTGQPSSNVVIDVASNDTGEATVSASSLTFANSNWDTPQTITVTGIPDFLDDGDQTSTVTLSVNDGSSDDDYDSLANKTVSVTTTDIDLAPAFTTAITAGNTCSTGCATIGLAEGGNTGTISVVLGTAPAGNVVFDVTASDTTEATVSTATLTFTNSNWDTPQVITVSSVDDDLDDARQNWTVTVAVNDAASHDAWDSLGDQVTNGKTTDDDTAGVTVSQSDGSTVVSEAGTADVVSVVLNTQPTSNVVITVAG comes from the coding sequence ATGCAGCGAACCTCTGTGATCTGGAGGGCCGGCAGGGGTGCGGTAGCGCTGGTGTTGGCGCTGGCGACGCTGGTGGCCTTCGCCGGGCCTGCCTGGGCTGACACGCACATGGACGAGAGCTTCTCCGACGACGGGGCCAGGATCTTCAACCGGACGTCCAAGAACGACGAGGCCCGCAGCCTGGCGTTCCGGTCCGACGGTTCGGTGGTGGTCGGTGGTTGGGACGACAACAACCATTCTTCGTGGAAAGCGTTGCGGATGGTGACCATCGCCATTGCAGCCGATGGCACCGGCAGTGGCCCCTTCTCCAGTTCACACCCGGGAGTTGCCACGCCATGGACTCAGACGGCAGATGGTGCCAACCCCCAGACCGACCGTCATTTCTGGAGCCCCTTGACCGACTCGGCCGAAGAGGTCCTGCTGCTCTCCGACGGCCGTTACGCCTTCGTCGGACATGCCGGTGACAGCATCAACAAATACGACTGCGTCGTGATGGTGCGCAAAGCCGACGCGTTCCTAGACAACAACTTCTCCGGAAACGGGAAGAAGTCCGTCCGGTTCAGCACCTCCAACAACGACCAGTGTTACGCGGGGGCGCTCCAGTCCGACGACAAGATCCTCGTCGGAGGTTGGGTGTACACGTCAAGCTCGACCGGTCGGAACCTGGCGCTGGCCAGGATCAACCCGTCGGACGGTTCATTTGACACGAGCTTCGGTTCGGGCGGCAAGGTGACCTACAACGCCGGCGGCAACGGCGAACACATCAAGGCCATAGACGTCCAGCCTGACGGCAAGATCCTCGTGGCCGGTACGACGAACGCTTCGGGGACCAACGACTTCTTCGTCGCCCGCTACACGTCAGCCGGCGTTCTCGACACGAGCTTCAGCGGTGACGGCATCCACGTGTTCAGCATGGGGGGCGTGGACTACCTGGAGGGCATGGACCTGCAGTCCGACGGCAAGATCGTCGTCGGCGGCTACTCCGGCAACGACTGGGCGGTGGCCCGTCTGACGACCAGCGGGGCCATGGACACCTCGTTCGGCGGTGGTGACGGCATCACCGTCACCAACTTCGGCGGCACCGAAGAGGCAACCGAGGTGATCGTCGCATCGGACGGCAAGATCCTGCTCGGCGGCTACACCAACGCTGCCGGGAACCATGACTTCGCGTTGGTTCGCTACACGTCGACCGGCGTTCTCGACACGACGTTCAACTCCGACGGTGTCGCTACCCACGACTTCGGCTCAAACCGGATCGACAAGGCCCGTGCCATGGGGATCGCCGCCAACGGCAACGTCCTACTGGTCGGTTCCACGAAGTCCGGCGGCGACACGGACTGGGGTATGGCCCAGTTCATTTCGTCGACCCAGGTCGGCACACCGGGCTTCACCGTGTCCGAAACGTCACGGACGGTGTCTGAGACAGGATCCACCCAGACATTCACCGTGGTGTTGACCGGGCAGCCGTCCTCAAACGTCGTCATCGACGTGGCGAGCAACGACACCGGCGAGGCCACCGTGTCAGCGTCGTCGCTGACGTTCGCCAACTCGAACTGGGACACACCGCAGACGATCACCGTCACCGGCATCCCTGACTTCCTCGACGACGGAGACCAGACCTCGACAGTCACGCTTTCGGTCAACGACGGCAGCTCAGACGACGACTACGACTCGTTGGCCAACAAGACCGTGTCGGTGACCACGACTGACATCGACTTGGCCCCGGCCTTCACCACAGCGATTACCGCCGGCAACACCTGCAGTACCGGGTGCGCGACCATCGGCCTAGCCGAGGGAGGCAACACCGGGACGATCTCGGTGGTCCTGGGCACCGCCCCGGCCGGAAACGTCGTATTCGACGTGACAGCCAGCGACACCACCGAAGCGACCGTTTCCACGGCCACGCTCACATTCACCAACTCGAACTGGGACACACCGCAGGTCATCACCGTCAGCAGCGTCGACGACGACCTCGACGACGCCAGGCAGAACTGGACCGTCACTGTTGCCGTCAACGACGCTGCATCCCACGACGCCTGGGACTCCCTCGGCGACC
- a CDS encoding pentapeptide repeat-containing protein, translated as MAAVAQSAGVTVSKNSAAPTEAGTADSFTVVLDTQPSSSVTFSVTNSAPTQVTVSPLYLTFTNANWNTAQTVTLTAIDDTTENETAPASVTLAVLDATSDDAFDDLPDVVVDVAVVDDDFCGLKVVESNGSTGVTEAATLDTFTVALGAQPTTDVVVSVVSSDTTEATVNVAQLTFTNANWSTTQTVTVTGVNDALGDGNQTPAVTLAIVDASSDNCFDSTADTVVSVRVSDDDSAGFTVVETGGSIAVTEASTVATATVVGNTDTFTVVLNKAPTSDVVVNVTSSDTGEATVSAGSLTFTSANWDTPQTVTVTGVNDTDIDGTQSLTVTLAVVDASSDDTYDTVADYTISASVADDDAPVVTTTTVAPPTTTLPPPTTTQPPAATPSTGETCDPAPYVNCRNGDLSNRVVIPSDLSYATLDGANLSSSIMFYGNLKGANLKGANLSSATLVNSDMAQADLTGANLTSTNLTGSFLYGANFSNANMYLSTLTNAELPYATLRYANLVATNAGNVELVRADLVRSDLRFANLAGADLSYADLSKADLTGANLTGADLTGSNLSDVNLYGANLTNANLTDATLARSNLYMATTTGAYMDDAGPTDGRLSLTTLDGATRQWAMRAGSGIQSANLTGTNHTMAATGLRGDLSGADLSGLQLRNKDLSSLSFRSANLTGADLAGSTLTGATLAGADLTGATVFSVTLTGANLAGATLVGTNLASSNLSTADLTGADLTDATATSTNLTSADLTDADLTGADLTNATISYATLVRTILTDADLSSVTGTSATLTSVSAVGSSLAFANLTGSTLLHGSFAGANMLVTHFDTATITGTDFTNVTGSYTTWTSATLWRPDFTGADLTGANFTSATLTTATAAGVDLTGANLKSTTFTDLTAVGADLDGATLINTSLTGAILNNASMVGVTGRYSSLADATMDGVDLTDADLVWSNFDNATAWGANLTGASIVDSSFNRTKFAGADLTDATLTRSKMGSVNLRAADLTGVDVSYSDLTAANLWYTDFSNADLTGAILTDASGWGIDMAGADLTGAVMTRSGPYVAGFLHVSDISGADLTGADLSGVDFSNARTYGARQQAWTRWPSAMEVPEGVVSRVLADTDAVCDLSAFGDCDTADLSHVDLAARNLEFANLAGADLAGADLTGADLTRVRMSSATLTGASLAGAQLDWANLSRATLVGADLTGANLTDADMSRADLTGADLSGADLAGANLTYARLTGVRWTGVTADTDTKWPAGFRFTPPWSSITVAAAPAPPAPCVPAAGVTCPASNLKGTSLAGSDLTGSAFVGAVLSQVDVRSATLDGADFTDANLWDANLSRASAKAANFTGASLYGGDLRKADFTDAILTRANLGYTDLYQANLNGADLSGASLNYASGRWTNLLGADLSSASLVEAKLSWATLNLADLTNADLTNANLKRANLSGADLTGATLTGATLTGAFASSTTTWPAGFDPLAAGVITWITGN; from the coding sequence ATGGCAGCAGTCGCCCAATCTGCAGGTGTGACGGTTTCCAAGAACTCTGCGGCCCCCACCGAAGCCGGGACAGCTGATTCGTTCACCGTGGTCCTAGATACCCAACCTTCGTCGAGCGTCACGTTCTCGGTAACGAACTCGGCCCCCACGCAGGTGACGGTCAGCCCGCTGTACCTCACGTTCACCAACGCCAACTGGAACACAGCCCAGACCGTCACGTTGACGGCTATCGACGACACGACGGAGAACGAAACTGCGCCGGCCTCCGTGACCCTGGCGGTCCTGGACGCTACGAGCGACGACGCCTTCGACGACTTACCGGACGTCGTTGTCGACGTCGCTGTCGTCGACGACGACTTCTGCGGCCTCAAGGTGGTCGAGTCAAACGGGTCGACGGGTGTCACCGAGGCAGCCACCCTCGACACGTTCACGGTGGCCCTCGGGGCCCAGCCGACCACCGACGTTGTCGTCTCGGTGGTCAGCAGCGACACAACCGAAGCCACGGTCAATGTCGCACAGCTCACGTTCACCAACGCCAACTGGTCGACAACCCAGACGGTCACCGTCACCGGGGTCAACGACGCCTTAGGGGACGGCAACCAGACGCCGGCGGTCACCCTGGCCATCGTCGACGCCTCGTCGGACAACTGTTTCGACTCGACTGCCGACACCGTCGTGTCGGTCCGGGTCAGTGACGACGACAGTGCCGGCTTCACGGTGGTTGAGACCGGCGGTTCGATCGCCGTGACCGAGGCTTCCACGGTCGCTACGGCAACCGTCGTCGGCAACACCGACACGTTCACCGTCGTGCTCAACAAGGCCCCGACCTCAGATGTGGTCGTCAACGTGACGTCGTCGGACACCGGGGAGGCCACCGTGTCGGCGGGTTCGTTGACGTTCACCAGCGCCAACTGGGACACACCGCAGACGGTGACGGTCACCGGCGTCAACGACACCGACATCGACGGCACCCAGTCCCTCACCGTCACCCTGGCCGTCGTCGACGCGTCCTCTGACGACACCTACGACACGGTCGCCGACTACACCATCAGCGCTTCTGTTGCCGATGACGACGCCCCGGTCGTGACGACTACGACCGTTGCACCACCGACGACGACGCTGCCTCCGCCTACCACCACGCAGCCACCTGCGGCGACGCCGTCAACCGGTGAGACCTGTGACCCGGCCCCGTACGTCAACTGCCGGAACGGCGACCTTTCCAACCGGGTCGTGATCCCGTCGGACCTGTCGTACGCGACCCTCGACGGAGCCAACCTGTCGTCATCGATCATGTTCTACGGAAACCTGAAGGGCGCCAACTTGAAGGGCGCCAACCTGTCGTCGGCGACACTCGTCAACTCCGACATGGCCCAGGCCGACCTGACGGGCGCCAACCTGACGAGCACCAACCTGACCGGCTCGTTCCTCTACGGAGCGAACTTCTCAAACGCGAACATGTACCTGTCGACGCTCACCAACGCCGAACTTCCGTACGCCACACTGCGGTACGCGAACCTCGTCGCAACCAATGCCGGCAACGTCGAACTGGTGCGAGCCGACCTGGTGCGGTCCGACCTCCGGTTCGCCAACCTGGCCGGAGCTGACCTGTCCTACGCCGACTTGTCCAAGGCCGACCTGACCGGTGCGAACCTGACCGGGGCCGACCTGACCGGATCGAACCTGTCGGACGTCAACCTCTACGGGGCGAACCTCACCAACGCCAACCTCACCGACGCAACGCTTGCCCGGTCGAACCTGTACATGGCGACCACCACTGGCGCATACATGGACGACGCCGGGCCAACCGATGGGCGCCTGTCGTTGACCACCCTCGACGGAGCGACTCGCCAATGGGCGATGCGCGCCGGTAGTGGGATCCAATCGGCGAACTTGACCGGCACCAACCACACCATGGCCGCCACGGGACTACGGGGTGACCTGTCCGGCGCTGACCTGTCCGGCCTGCAGCTGCGCAACAAGGACCTGTCCTCGTTGAGCTTCCGGTCGGCGAACCTGACCGGAGCGGACCTGGCGGGGTCGACCCTGACCGGGGCGACGCTGGCCGGAGCCGACCTGACGGGTGCAACAGTCTTCTCGGTAACGCTCACCGGTGCGAACCTGGCCGGCGCCACCCTGGTAGGCACAAACCTGGCCAGTTCGAACCTGTCGACCGCTGACCTGACCGGGGCGGACCTGACGGACGCAACGGCGACTTCGACCAACCTGACCAGTGCAGACCTGACCGACGCTGACCTGACCGGCGCGGATCTGACGAACGCCACTATCTCGTATGCGACGCTGGTGCGCACCATCCTGACCGACGCCGACCTGTCCAGCGTGACGGGCACGTCGGCCACCCTGACCTCGGTATCTGCCGTCGGGTCGTCGCTGGCTTTTGCCAATCTGACCGGGTCGACTCTGCTGCACGGTTCATTCGCTGGCGCCAACATGTTGGTGACCCACTTCGACACGGCGACCATCACCGGCACGGACTTCACGAACGTCACGGGTTCCTACACGACGTGGACGTCAGCGACGCTCTGGCGACCAGACTTCACGGGCGCCGACCTCACCGGGGCGAACTTCACCAGCGCCACGCTGACCACCGCCACAGCTGCTGGAGTCGACCTGACGGGCGCCAACCTGAAGTCGACAACGTTCACGGACCTGACAGCCGTCGGAGCTGACCTGGACGGGGCCACCCTCATCAACACGAGCCTCACCGGGGCGATCCTGAACAACGCATCGATGGTCGGGGTTACCGGCAGGTACTCGAGCCTGGCTGACGCCACCATGGACGGGGTCGACCTGACGGACGCCGACCTGGTGTGGTCGAACTTCGACAATGCGACCGCCTGGGGCGCCAATCTCACCGGGGCCAGCATTGTCGACTCGAGCTTCAACCGGACCAAGTTCGCAGGTGCAGACCTGACGGATGCAACCTTGACGAGGTCGAAGATGGGGAGCGTGAACCTGCGGGCCGCCGACCTCACGGGCGTTGACGTCAGCTACAGCGACCTGACGGCAGCGAACCTCTGGTACACCGACTTCTCAAACGCTGACCTGACCGGGGCGATCCTTACCGACGCCTCCGGATGGGGCATCGACATGGCCGGAGCGGACCTGACCGGGGCGGTAATGACCCGTTCAGGGCCCTACGTCGCCGGGTTCCTGCACGTGTCGGACATCTCTGGCGCCGACCTGACGGGCGCTGACCTGTCAGGTGTCGATTTCTCCAATGCACGCACGTACGGGGCCCGCCAACAGGCCTGGACCCGGTGGCCGTCGGCAATGGAGGTCCCCGAGGGTGTGGTGTCCCGCGTCCTGGCTGACACCGATGCCGTGTGCGACCTGTCGGCGTTCGGCGACTGCGACACCGCCGACCTGAGCCACGTCGACCTGGCGGCCAGGAACCTGGAGTTCGCCAACCTTGCTGGGGCGGACCTCGCCGGCGCGGACCTGACGGGCGCTGATCTGACCCGGGTCCGGATGTCTTCAGCAACGTTGACGGGAGCGAGCCTGGCTGGTGCCCAGCTCGACTGGGCCAACCTGTCTAGAGCCACGCTCGTCGGAGCGGACCTGACCGGAGCGAACCTGACGGACGCTGACATGTCTCGGGCCGACCTGACGGGCGCTGACCTGTCAGGAGCGGACCTGGCTGGAGCGAACCTGACGTACGCACGCCTTACCGGTGTGCGCTGGACTGGCGTTACAGCTGATACGGACACGAAATGGCCGGCCGGGTTCCGTTTCACCCCGCCTTGGTCTTCGATCACCGTTGCTGCAGCACCCGCGCCACCTGCACCCTGCGTACCGGCAGCAGGAGTGACGTGTCCTGCATCCAACCTCAAGGGCACGTCACTTGCCGGGTCCGACCTGACCGGTTCGGCTTTCGTCGGCGCCGTGCTCTCACAGGTTGACGTTCGATCGGCCACTTTGGACGGGGCGGACTTCACTGACGCCAACCTGTGGGACGCCAACCTGAGTCGGGCTTCGGCAAAGGCAGCGAACTTCACCGGGGCGTCGCTGTACGGAGGCGACCTCCGCAAAGCCGACTTCACCGACGCAATACTCACACGGGCCAACCTGGGGTACACCGACCTTTACCAGGCCAACCTCAACGGAGCTGACCTGTCTGGTGCGTCGCTGAACTACGCGAGCGGCCGGTGGACCAACCTCCTGGGAGCGGACCTGTCGTCAGCAAGCCTGGTCGAGGCCAAGCTTTCATGGGCGACCCTGAATCTGGCAGACCTGACCAACGCCGACCTGACCAACGCCAACCTGAAGCGAGCCAACCTGTCCGGCGCGGACCTGACCGGAGCCACCCTGACCGGCGCCACCCTGACCGGAGCGTTTGCCTCTTCGACAACGACCTGGCCGGCCGGGTTTGACCCACTAGCAGCCGGAGTTATCACATGGATAACAGGCAACTAG
- a CDS encoding TetR/AcrR family transcriptional regulator: protein MTRAERFDISDGRGAARRERASVEREATVGRILAGARAVLREHTVFDLTFAVVADAAGTTRQTVHTYFPSVSDLIFAIADEVTVAFQRAGTELDADASDFPYKYADRVADIALADPIPNRQVLLVSASQGRRGSPASLSWEEVLPVLEKRSAVSADDAAWLSLTLFRGALFTWAVEETSKEALRADLRKVADLVAAQRRVWSEEAGRAGNL from the coding sequence ATGACAAGAGCAGAGAGATTCGACATCAGCGACGGCCGTGGGGCCGCTCGTCGTGAACGCGCTTCAGTCGAGCGCGAAGCGACGGTTGGTCGCATACTTGCAGGCGCCCGGGCGGTGCTCCGGGAGCACACGGTCTTTGATCTGACTTTCGCAGTGGTAGCAGACGCGGCTGGCACCACCCGCCAGACGGTCCACACGTACTTCCCATCGGTGAGCGACCTCATCTTCGCCATCGCCGACGAGGTGACCGTCGCCTTCCAGCGTGCCGGAACCGAACTGGACGCAGACGCCTCCGACTTCCCCTACAAGTATGCGGACCGGGTGGCCGACATCGCCCTGGCAGACCCGATCCCGAACCGCCAGGTACTGCTCGTCTCAGCCTCACAGGGTCGAAGGGGTTCACCGGCCTCACTGTCATGGGAAGAAGTGCTACCTGTGCTGGAAAAGCGGTCCGCCGTCTCGGCCGATGATGCTGCCTGGCTGTCGTTGACCCTGTTCCGCGGAGCCCTCTTCACCTGGGCCGTCGAAGAAACGTCAAAGGAAGCCCTCAGGGCCGATCTCCGCAAGGTGGCCGACCTGGTGGCGGCCCAACGCCGAGTCTGGTCCGAAGAAGCCGGGCGAGCAGGGAATCTGTGA
- a CDS encoding PPOX class F420-dependent oxidoreductase, with amino-acid sequence MSIADQRYVRLTTWTTDGHPRHVPVWVVELGGSRVGFTTGSGSWKVRRLRHDPAVELQASNMGGTVTDGSTAVSGTAEVVDGVAYREVRTAIRRKYGIQYVVISLAGALGRLLGRKPVEDCAVIVTLD; translated from the coding sequence ATGTCGATCGCCGACCAGAGATACGTACGCCTCACCACCTGGACCACGGACGGTCATCCCAGACACGTCCCTGTCTGGGTAGTCGAACTCGGTGGCAGCCGTGTGGGCTTCACGACGGGGTCGGGTTCATGGAAGGTCCGCAGGCTCCGCCACGACCCCGCCGTCGAGCTTCAGGCCAGCAACATGGGTGGGACCGTCACTGACGGATCCACCGCCGTGTCTGGCACGGCCGAGGTCGTCGACGGTGTCGCCTACCGGGAAGTTCGCACCGCCATACGGCGAAAGTACGGAATCCAGTATGTCGTCATCTCGTTGGCCGGTGCTTTAGGACGACTCCTTGGAAGGAAACCCGTCGAGGACTGTGCCGTGATCGTCACGCTCGACTGA
- a CDS encoding class I SAM-dependent methyltransferase: MDHKPTTVLDRLGALWGLLTISDDDFNAYMRSYDELFVDSPENTKADHDNGVPLKGYPQGSSDELQELYKVIHLLCTLGSVEKMYMPPEIDPEQSVLQNQILFERIVADDLNLDQGDKVLDLGCGCGAIAEHIAELTGATPYGINLDGSQIEKSWKNPNLSSANFTVGDFNKPLEFDDGAFDAVYAIQPMTYVSDHEFTFKEVFRVLRPGGMFVINDVAALDAYDRENQHQKTLIQHTRELCVFGGFWYHEYWEDSYRNAGFNLISSLGRPAVEMIKKEVALFDKYEVVFKFLAKVHLIPKKTNALMNRLNENSQSYIQAEEEELLTLNWHCVGQKPE; this comes from the coding sequence GTGGATCACAAGCCGACAACCGTGCTCGATCGACTTGGAGCCCTATGGGGCCTGCTCACAATCAGCGACGATGATTTCAATGCCTACATGCGGTCCTACGACGAGTTGTTCGTCGACTCGCCTGAAAACACCAAGGCAGACCATGACAACGGTGTTCCGCTAAAGGGATATCCGCAGGGCAGCAGTGACGAACTCCAGGAGTTGTACAAGGTCATACATCTACTCTGCACCCTCGGCTCGGTTGAAAAGATGTACATGCCACCTGAGATCGATCCGGAACAATCAGTGCTCCAGAATCAGATCCTGTTCGAGCGGATTGTTGCCGACGATCTCAATTTGGACCAAGGAGACAAAGTGCTCGACCTGGGGTGTGGCTGTGGCGCCATCGCCGAACACATCGCTGAACTCACCGGCGCGACGCCCTACGGCATCAACCTTGACGGATCTCAGATCGAGAAGTCCTGGAAGAACCCGAACCTCTCAAGCGCCAACTTCACCGTTGGCGACTTCAACAAACCACTCGAATTCGATGACGGCGCGTTTGACGCCGTCTATGCCATCCAGCCGATGACCTACGTCAGCGACCATGAGTTCACCTTCAAGGAAGTGTTTCGCGTCCTGAGACCAGGAGGAATGTTCGTCATCAATGACGTCGCGGCACTCGACGCCTACGACCGCGAAAACCAACATCAGAAGACTCTGATTCAGCACACCCGCGAACTGTGCGTGTTCGGAGGGTTCTGGTACCACGAATACTGGGAAGACTCGTACAGGAACGCCGGCTTCAATCTGATCTCCTCCCTAGGGCGGCCTGCGGTGGAGATGATAAAAAAAGAGGTAGCACTGTTCGACAAGTACGAGGTGGTCTTCAAGTTTCTCGCCAAGGTCCACCTGATTCCGAAGAAGACCAACGCATTGATGAACCGATTGAATGAAAACAGCCAGTCCTACATCCAAGCCGAGGAAGAGGAACTGTTGACGCTCAACTGGCACTGCGTTGGACAGAAGCCGGAGTGA